GCCCTtaagctttatgattttttttgctttccatTCTACATGGTATCCTGATATCATAGCTCACGTGTTAGTTAAGTTAACCCGGGTTTGCTCAGGTTATTATCgttcgaaatttttttttatattaaaagaagtTTGACCTGAACCATATCATAGCACGAGCAAGAAAATCTAGTTTTACCCTATACTAAAAGAAGTGGGGTGCAAGACATTTGCTTCACTATGAATAGTGAAGTAGGTGCCCcctattctctctcttttttttttttttctctcaacttcattgtaatattttttaacagtcTTCGAGTTATTTTGGACTGACCAAGTCAACCAGGTCACGTTAAATCAACTCTCgcacgatttaattttaaactcaagcgAAGTAAGGAGTTGAATCATAGGTTTGTTTTCAATCAAtcttgtccttttttttctttttattttcatccttagaTGTTTTTTAACAGATAATCAGGTTGCTTTTGGACCAACCAAATGTATTAGGTCACATTAAGACAACtctcacacaatttaattttatacccaagataaaaaaaggaGTTGGGTCGggaagttttgtttttgtcaattttatccttaGGTTTTTTTCATTAGTCAATCTGGTTGTCTTTGGATCGACCAAGTcaattaaattactttaaagcaactttcataaaattaattttaaacccaagataaataaaagattagattaaaaaaaattaaaattgatatattatataatgcTATCAAACAATTCTTTACCACGGGGAAAGTTTTTGTTATGTATAAAAACTTCATTCATGATGCAGCATAGCTCGTAAACGGGTATCCTACtaataaaccaataaaacatagtaaaaaaaacactacttcAAAGAGCCCAAACTTCATTTCAGAGCCCATATATTAAAAGCCCTAAACTACAGGTGCCCATTTAGAGCTACAGCCCAGAATCCCTCATATTTATCCTCGACTTGATTATTATCTGGTTTCTATATCCAAAAATATCAATCAACGAGCCTACAGGCTACCCTGCAACTTCTAAAACCAGCGAAGACTCGACGTCTATGCTTCAAAGCTAAGCTCTTTAATTTACTGGGTCTCTCTCTTCCTCTAAGCAACTAAGTTTTTCTCTGAATTCAAGTATCAATACACTTAAAAGGgtttgttcttttcttctttactaAGCTTACCTTTTGAGTTTCAAATATGGATTGACTTATCTTTTTCACTGATTCTTTTTAACGTACCATGTTGCAACTCTCTCTCTGTAATGTGTGTGTCTTTTCTGAAGTTAATGGATATGGGTTTTCTTTTTGGAACTGTAGTTTGTGAAAAGTTCAATCCTTTTTAGTGTTTAAGTTGCTGGAATTATAGTTATTTAGCTCACAAAATTCTGTGATTATTATGATATTTGTGGCCATTTTCATTGGTTCTTGCCTAACGGTAGATgtttcttaataatttaaagagCTCATTAGCACTTAATGGTAGTCGTGGTTGATTACAATGTTGggttttcaataaattttccTTTAAAGCTTTTATTTGATGCTGTGAAAATGTTGGAAGAAAGGAGGTTTAAAGTTTGGAATTTGGAAGCAGAAACCTCTAGTTAAATCTACCCTAGTGcaataaaacttgtttttcttttatttgatagCATTATTCTTTCTTTGTGAATGgttatttattatctatttgGTTTGTTTATACCCGGTATTTAAGTTCTGCTTATTTTATGTGTAGGTCAATGTTGTATGCAGTTTCTACCCCTAGAACATGCATTTCCTGTCCAAGAAGTTCTCGTTTTCATCGAAGGAATTTAGTTTCGGTCAGGCTTTGTGTACGTGCTTCATTGCCCGATAATGGCAATGGAGTTAAAGTGGAGTATACGCCCTGGCTAATTGTTGGATTGGGTAACCCTGGAACAAAGTACCACGGCACTAGGCACAATGTAATTAAAGTCACACATGAATTTGATGGCttcaatagtgtttttttattaatttaacgaTTTTGCAACTTTATCTTTGTCAGGTTGGATTTGAAATGATTGATCGAATTGCCCAAGCGGAAGGTGTTTTGATGAACACAATACAATCGAAGGCTTTGATTGGAATAGGTTGTTAAGTAAAAAATCTCACTGCTAACTTCCCTCCAAGTTTATGCATTTtctactttctttctttgtatatgGGTGATGGTTTATTCAGATTCTTTCTGTGATCAGTACAGGTTGCATCGGAGAGGTGCCGATTCTCTTGGCAAAACCACAGGCATATATGAATTTTAGTGGGGAATCAGTTAGTTCCATGATTCTATTTTGTTGTCataaaattttacttttgatttgcATGTTTCACTGAATTTATCGATAGGCACTTGGATGTGATGTAAACATGTGCTTTGCTGTCCCTGAAGACAGCTGATTTTTCAACTaacctatttttcttttcaatgttttcAAGGTTGGACCACTTGCTGCTCATTATAAAATACCTCTTCGTCATATTTTACTGGTATGCATTTTTATTCCTCACTtccatttaaaagaattttgttagttttatttaCTCGCAATTTACTCTATACTGACATTATGGTCCTGGATTTGAACATGTAGATCTATGATGAGATGAACTTACCAAATGGCATTCTGAGGGTTCAGCCAAAAGGTGGACATGGCCATCACAATGGGTATGTTTTACTGTTATGATGTTGGCATTGTTTGACAGTACTTATCATCCCACTAATCCTCCTTGACCCACAAGTTCTTAAACCACTTTCTTTTTTGCCAAGTATTAACTTATCTTGATTCTACCACAACTCGTTATTAACTGAGATCTTTATTTGCTAAGTCATAATGTAATAAATTTACAGAAGAGGAAAGTTGTTTACTAATGATTTGCTTGTTAACTTTTCTCATTCTCCTGTAAGAAGATTTATGGGTCACTTTTCCTGGCTTAATTTAAAGCTCAAGCTACTGCACTAGGCATATCTATTGATCACCTGCCAAATAGGGGCCTGCCAGCCTCTGAACACAGAATTACAATTTGTTTCAAGGAGTTGAAAGAAAATAACTATTCCTTGGACCAAGTACAAAGCATCTAAAACCCAGTGTAGGTTAAATGAATTTAATGAGCAGCATACATTTCATACCTGTATAAAGAAGGGATTTTCTGCTCCTTGGTTAGCTTGTTTTAGAGATGAATAGGAGGTTCATCAAACATAATGTATTTACATATATCTTTTAAGAGATGAGGAAACCTTCGTTTTGTAATTCTATAGGAGCAAATCAATTAGTTGATAGCTAATGCATGGATAGTCACTGCATCTGCATGTATTATGGGGGTTGGAGTAGCAATTGGTTCCCATTCTGGAGTCTTTTTCCTAAATTTATCTATGTTGTTTAACCTCCTTAAATGAAATTCCTGGGAGAACAttatcaattaatcaaatattttggcCTCATATTAATGCACCTCTTGTAATTTAAAGAACTCTCTTTTCTGAATTAAAccaagaaatacaaaaaacatttatttgtgATCCCTTGTTGCAGAGTAAAGAGTGTGATGGACCATTTGGATGGTTGTCGAGAATTTCCTCGATTGTGTATAGGCAAGTAGTTTTCTCGTAGCTCATCTTTTCAGAACATTTTATGTGCTGAAGAGCcatttttgtctttgtttatAGAACATAAAAAGTTCCATTTTTTGCAGGCATTGGAAATCCACCTGGCACAATGGACATGAAAGCTTTTCTCCTTCAGAAGTTTAGCCCAACAGAGCGAGAACAGGTATGTCATTGTTTGATTCTAGCGCAAAGGTTCTTCCTCATGCTTCATGGTGAAAGGTATTTGATACTAAAAAGTTCAGGCATTTGGTCACTCCCTATTCCTTTCATGTTTAAGACACCGGGCTTCACACCTTgtgcaaaatcattttttaacatACTATATTGACTCGATCCTTGTATCAGTAATATACATGTATTTCAGCTATTCCAGTAAGTATGGTGTGTCTGGCTTTAAGGTTGCCAGTAGTGATATCATTGATTTTACATTTATTGTCAAATGCTTTATGGCTCTGTCTATGTCTGCGCAATTGTTCAGTACTCACATCTTCTGATTGAACAACTGTTGTATAGACTTCGTGCCTATTGCTCTATATTTATATGGGTGCATTTGTATTTTCTTCAAAACTGCTGCAACGTTTTGACTGTTAATCTCTACTGGACAGATTGATGCATCattggaacaaggggttgaggCTATGAGGACCTTGATACTTGGTGGGTTCACCAACAAAATTACTAGATTCAATCTGGGGCAAAAGTACAAGTATCACAAAGTTTGAATCCAAGAAAAAGGCATAGCTGAAAGAGAGGCAAAAACCATCTCAGTAAAGTTGAGAGCTTCTGACATTTGAGCCAAAAGATGTAGCTTCTTGTAAGCTTCCTTGCAGTAATTAATGTACGGATGCTTAACCATTTATTGTCGATGTCATCCTCGGCTCCTTCTGGCAGCAGTGTCTGCATCTCATGTTAATTGAGGTCATATGACCGAGAGATAAATTTCATTGTCATGTTATTTTGTTACGCAATTTCATACATGCAGTCATATTATGGGATGATTGTTTTCGGATCTTAAGCTCAAGCATGCCAAAGTCCCACCAAGTCGTACCAAACCAAAATGATCTACAAGTTTTCTGGTTATTCTGCTTTTATGTCATTTGTCTTTCAGGTTTTAGATGTTGTTAGCACTATTATTGATTAGAGCTTGTCATAGGCTAGTCATTGCATAAATCTTTGCTTGATTGCTGAAACCTGATGACAGGCTACTAATCTGGCTGGATCTAGTGTTACACTCTTGTTTTCTGCAAAGCTATCTTGGATAAATTAGGCAATTAGcatccaaaatataattaaatactgaaatattatagattaaaaaagttTTGGTGAAATAGCATAGTTTGAAAATGTTGCGGTTTAGAAATGCAACATTTGATACATGTCGTGTTTTAGAACCGTGACAACTGATATCGCGGTTCACAACCACGACATCATTGAAATGTTGCATTTCTGAACCGCGACATTATTGAAATGTCACCGTTTGCAACTGTTTTGAGAAACGGTTGGACATTTGATAAAACGATTGGATTGTAGTAGCCTTaggaatgcaaaaaaaaaaaaaaacatatatacatgcaaaatgaatataaaataattcaacaatacaatattcaagtaattttaaaatatataaacataattcATCTATGTCTATTGAATGATCCACACTCATTAGTAGCACGATCGGATCCAACTCCTGCTTTGCCTGAGTGGCATTGTCCTCTGTCATGACATCATCAAGAGTTAGTCTCTCACTAAGGTTTTAAGTCTAGTGCGGAAAACATTTAACCACCTGAACACTATGGTGTGAATTTCGCTTTCTTCGTCAGTACGGCGAAGTTTCTCAACCTTTTCGTAGCAAAAAGccaacttaatattaataaaatattaatttaaaattaaaagataaatacataaaactcaatggttaatatatttaatcataaaaagattttattactTACGTGATGTTGAATCCGCTAGGCATGTTGCTCGTACTACATATATTCAGGTGGAGGAACTTGTTCAGAAGTCAGAGTAATAATTTGTCATGTTATATTCATGTATTAAATCATATACTCATCGTCAGTAATCACAGGACGCAACTCTGTAAATATCTCATTCCTTTATGCATCCCAACATAAGCATTATGCCGACTTAATCAATcgtaatcattatttttatccttacaagTAATGGCGTGCAAAACATCACTTGTATTGATATCGACTGAAATGTGTTTTCTGTAGCCGAACTGTCGCATTACCTGATCTAGGCAATATAGCTCAACCATCTTAAAACATATTAGCAGCACCACTATTGTCCATAGATCCATCCCGCTGGTGAAATGATCAATCTTTCTTCCGAGTAAGGCGCTCAAATGACCTACAAATtataagttaaataaatatcaaacaacaataatttgatgtagttaattattttatttaacaaatagTTCAAAAAATACATGGGTAGTATGTTGTCTATCAAGCTCGCTCCAATAAAATGCTAACATATATGttgaattattttcaaaaactcgTCCAACACACCACCTTGCATTAAAAATTGTCAGTTTAATTGcatttttcaaagtttcaaaaacacaatataaatgTATATAATTGCAAAAATAACATCACAATATTTGCATCCTAGTAGGAGATGAAGTGTAATCCTTATAGCTTGGACTGTCATATCCgacaattttatttcatcatgtATGCTTACAACCGTCATTGAAAGATTATTCATTACAAAGGTTGATATAGCACTAGCAATATAATTTGCATCAAGTTGATGGTGATTTTTTTGGACAAAGGTCGAAACACATGTGTGTAGCCCTTTTAACTTTCCTATCTCAAATGAATATGATCTTTTATGATATCCCTTATGCAAATACCACTTATAATTTGGTGCTTGCACACATTGTAATTGAACAAATGTTGAGTTCGATCATTTGACTCAGTACTCAACCACGTGCGCAATGTGCCACCATTTAACAACAttagtcaatttatttttactattaaatgTTGACCAACCACCAATTCAGACTCTCCTGACATACATTTATGACTAAGTACTCAATCATGTGAAACAACAAAACTAAACCTAGAAGCATCTCTAAATTCATGAACATGAGGAATAATTTCATCATGAACATCATTATCAACATCATCTTTATTGTCACTAGGCTTATAATAGTCAAATATATGTTGATCAACAAAAGAATTGTCAAACATAATATCATATATACTTTGCAGCAAATAAtctaacaataaattatttttacctttactaattgaatttgaaagacCGGTAGAAGTTGAGACACGCACATATTCTAGTCAACTACTCACATATAATATCATTATGTTCAAACCATTTTAAATGAAAGAATCAATTATTGTCTTAAAACTATCATCACACACAATTAGT
The DNA window shown above is from Populus trichocarpa isolate Nisqually-1 chromosome 4, P.trichocarpa_v4.1, whole genome shotgun sequence and carries:
- the LOC7477431 gene encoding chloroplastic group IIB intron splicing facilitator CRS2-B, chloroplastic, whose product is MLYAVSTPRTCISCPRSSRFHRRNLVSVRLCVRASLPDNGNGVKVEYTPWLIVGLGNPGTKYHGTRHNVGFEMIDRIAQAEGVLMNTIQSKALIGIGCIGEVPILLAKPQAYMNFSGESVGPLAAHYKIPLRHILLIYDEMNLPNGILRVQPKGGHGHHNGVKSVMDHLDGCREFPRLCIGIGNPPGTMDMKAFLLQKFSPTEREQIDASLEQGVEAMRTLILGGFTNKITRFNLGQKYKYHKV